The DNA window gtgatgcatccagtcaagatgctttcaatggtgcagcagttgatctttttgaggatttgagggcccataccaaactttttcaacctcctgagggggaacaggcgTTGTTGTTCCTTCTTCACGACTTcgcgtgtgtgtggaccattttaagtgaTTTGTGATTTAGGATTTGGAAACAGAGTGATTTGTGATTTGGAAacagagaaacttgaagctctcgaccgaATAGGGAATAAAACCTGATTTATTTTCATCTGCAAGTACTGCTTTGGGACTCCTTATTATACACCACAGGTCCTGTCTCTCATCCTAATAGAGCCCCCTAACCTTAAAAAGGGCCCTGTCTCTCACCCTGATACAGCCCCCTTATACATGGTGCCTCATTACACAATCATACAGTGAGGTGAATAATTAGCAGGATGTGATCCTGCTGAGAGGAGGAAGTAtgcatgacacacacatacacacacacacgcatactgtacacatacactcCATCCTAAATTAGTTCATTCCTCTGATTATACTCAAATCAACACAGAGTAATTACTGCTtgtcgtgtagtgtgtgtgtatgtgtgtgttcatccaCAAACATTCCCCACCAACAGAAGCCACTCATCCTTGTCCCTCAGTTCAGCCAGTCAGGGAGATAAGTGTGTCTATAACAGTATTGACCGGTGGTGGCGgtgtatctgtgtttgtgtctgtgtgtgtgtgtgtgtgtgtgtgtttgacaatcGAAGTAAGAATAATCAAATGCCATATTTGTGTCACCCAGTATCACCTCAGTAGACTGCTGCTGGGTGTCCtgtcttctctgctctgtctccagAGCACATTATAGAAGGAGATTACATCCCCacacagatagatagatatatagatagggGGAGACATTTTTTAAAGATTGATGCATTATTGCATTCTCCAAGCCTTGGCTGAAATAGGTCTTTTGAAATCCAAGTTAAACTGAAACAGGTCTGTTTTAATCCTAGTTCATCTGAAACAAGTCTGTTTATATCCCAGCTCAACTAAAATAGGTCTATTTGAATCCCAGTTAATCTGAAACAGGTCTGTTTAAATTCCAGTTCAACTGAAACAGGTCTGTTTAAATCTCAGTTCAACTGAAACAGGTCTGTTGAAATCCCTGATTCTACCCCCAGCTTGATAAATGAGTCATGCTAAGCTTTGCATCTCCAGGGGGACACGTCACTCTCACAGTCCTAGCGCTTCAATCCACAGATTAACGTTTAAATGGGTGCATTCCAATTACACAGCATCAGGTATCAGTCCCTATCATttaaatcaacacacacacacacacacactgaagctgTTGGGTTTAAATGAACCACTCTGGTGAGAAACAGTACACACTTAAATACAGTGcattactacagtacagtacatgctgTTCCTTGActttagtgttctatattgtgtgtggatgtggaggAACAGACTCACAGACAGGTGATATGCTGATAGACAGGAGAGAGGTTTGGGAGAGATCAATCAACTGTATTTtgtacatcagcagatgtcacaaagtgcttatagagaacccaacctaaaaccccaaacagcaagcaatgcagatgtagaagcacagtggctaggaaaaactctctagaaaagcaggaacctaggaagaaacctaaagaggaaccaggctctgaaaggtggccagtccttttctggctgtgccgggtagagattataagagtacatggccgttAAGGCCAAATccttcttcaagatgttcaaatgttcatagatgaccagaagTGTCAAATAatcatcacagtggttgtagagggagcaacatgtcagcacctcaggagtaaatgtcagttgggttTTCACAGCCCAAAATTCAGAGGTCGAGACGgcaggtgaggtagagagagaggtagagagcgagagagaggtagagagcgagagagaggtagagggagagagaaagaggtagagagagagaaaaagaggtagagagagagaatgaagtagagagagggggagagaaagaaagaggtagagagagagagacaatgtttAACTAGGCAATGTTTTTGATGTGTGATGCagctgtgtgtgttcgtgcatgcGTATGTGTGCAACTAATGATGTCTGAGAGTTTATCTAACTTGAGTTGTGCTTTTCTTCAAATCCATCCTTCACAAAAAGAAAGTCATAGTTGCTATGACAACTGTTCCACCTTGAAACAGGCTTCTCACAGCTAACTGTAGAAATAAAAGGAAATCAGCATGATGAGTGCTTTCAATGTCTTATGAAAGCTATTAAAGGCACTTAGTTTCACTTCTTGATTGATAAACTCTAAAGAAGTTGTAGTTAGAGTACAGAAATACTGTCTTCAGGGacaagtatacacacacacacacacacacacacacacacagacaaatgcgcagacatacacaaaacacacacacacacattgtactcTCTTTGATCAGTGATTACACCgtgtgtatgcgcgtgtgtgtttgcatgtgcgcGTGCATGTGATGAGGGTCATGGCTTTGATCAGTGATTGCATCAAGggtgagtatgtgtgtgggtggttggggggtgggggttaTGAAATCAGCGGCTGGACTCTCATTGTTGattctttctcttgtctctctctccaggtgtgtgtgtaacatcatTGTTGAGACCAGAGAGCCTGCTGATCAGAAGCTACTGATACAAGGGTTACTGCTGAAGGTCACACACCAATGAACACACTTTACAGAGGTACACACAGCTTTTACAGTTATGGAGGATTAAGGTTCATTCATCATCtgtctggtctttctgaagtCCTTATCTTCATGGTTTGTGTGTGAGTACGTTTTAAACTCTTAAGCACCGTTCATCTATATACAGCTAGCCTTGGTGTaaaccctcccctcccctcccctcccctcccctctaggATGGACTTCTCTAACTGTACAGAGGGGTTCTTCTCCCTGGGCGATGGGAGTGAAGAGGTTTCTATAATCCCCCCAAGTAAGATCCTCCTCACCTTCACCCTGTCCCTGCTCGCTGTCATGACAACGGCCATCAACTCCCTGGTGATCACAGCCATCATCGTAACCAGGAAGTTGCATCACCCGGCCAACTACCTGATCTGCTCTCTGGCAGTGACAGACCTGCTGGTGGCCATCTTGGTCATGCCCTTCAGCATCCTCTACATACAGAGGTCACAACATAGATTCATTATTGCACAATTGATTGATTTGTCTTGCAGCATAAAGTGTCTTACAGCATTTCAGATGCCATTTATGtttaaaatacttattttatcaaactatacactgagtgtacaaaacattaagagcaccttcctaatattgagttgcaacccccccttttgccctcagaactcaCTCAATTCgttggagcatggactctacaaggtgtcgaaagcgttccacagggatgctggcccatgttgactccaatgcttcccacggttgtttcaagttggctggtcctttgggtggtggaccattcttgatagacacggaaaactgttgagcgtgaaaaacgcagcagagttgcagttcttgatacaaaccggtgcgcctggcacctactaccataccttgttcaaaggtacttacatcttttgtcttgctcattcaccctctgaatgacacatacacaattcatgtctcaattatctcaaggcttaaaaatcattatttaacctgtctcctccccttcatctacactgattgaagtggatttaacaaattacatcaataagagatcatagctttcacctggattcaactggccagtctgtcatggaaagagcagatgttcttacatttacattacatttaagtcatttagcagacgctcttatccagagcgacttacaaattggtgcattcaccttatgatatccagtggacaaccactttacaatagtgcatctaactcttttaaggggggggggggttagaaggattactttacctATTCCTATctggtattccttaaagaggtgggtttcggtgtctccggaaggtggtgattgactccgctgacctggcgtcgtgagggagtttgttccaccattggggtgccagagcagcgaacagttttgactgggctgagcgggaactgtacttcctcagaggtagggaggcgagcaggccagaggtggatgaacgcagtgcccttgtttgggtgtagggctgatcagagcctgaagtacggaggtgccgttcccctcacagctccgtaggcaagcaccatggtcttgtaggggatgcgagcttcaactggaagcagtggagagagcggaggagcggggtgacgtgaggaacttgggaaagttgaaccccagacgggctgcggcgttctggatgagttgtaggggtttaatgcacaggcagggagcccagccaacagcgagttgcagtaatccagacgggagatgacaagtgctggattaggacctgcgccgcttcctgctgaggcagggtcgtactctgcgaatgttgtagagcatgaacctacaggaacgggtcacgccttgatgttagttgagaacgacagggtgttgtccaggatcacgccaaggttcttagcactctgggaggaggacacaatggagttgtcaaccgtgatggcgagatcatggaacgggcagtccttccccgggaggaagagcagctccgtcttgccgaggttcagcttgaggtggtgatccgtcatccacactgatatgtctgccagacatgcagagatgcgattcccacctggttatcagaggggggaaaggaaagattaattgtgtgtcgtctgcatagcaatgataggagagaccatgtgaggatatgacagagccaagtgacttggtgtatagcgagaataggagagggctagaacagagccctggggacaccagtggtgagagcacgtggtgcggagacagattctcgccacgccacctggtaggagcgacctgtcaggtaggacgcaatccaagcgtgggccgcgcggagatgcccagctcggagagggtggagaggaggatctgatggttcacagtatcaaaggcagccgataggtctagaaggatgagagcagaggagagagagttagctttagcagtgcggagcgcctccgtgacacagagaagagcagtctcagttgaatgactagtcttgaaacctgactgatttggataaagaaggtcattctgagagagatagcaggagagctggccaaggacggcacgttcaagagtttgggagaaaagaaagaagggatactggtctgtagttgttgacatgaGGGAATCgaagtgtaggttttttcagaaggggtgcaactctcgctctcttgaagacggaagggacgtagccagcggtcaaggatgagttgatgagcgagttgATGAGcgattcttaatgttttgttcactcagtgtacagtTTGTGAGCATAATAATAAAGTACTTAATAATGAAGTTCAGTAACAAACATAATCACTTTCATTATTCTGTCTGAATCCTCAGGGAGAGCTGGCAGATGGGAGAGGCCGTGTGTTACATGTGGCTGAGTGTTGACATCACCTGCTGCACCTGTTCCATCCTCCACCTGGCAGCCATCGCTCTAGACCGCTACCGGGCCATCACTGACGCCGTGGAGTATTCACACAAACGCACTGGACTCCGAGCTGGGATCACTGTCGGCGTGGTCTGGTTCCTGTCCATCCTCATATCCCTACCCCCTCTCCTGTGGAGGAACCATGGCGGGGAGCCAGAAGAGAACCAGTGTCTGATAACTCACCACCACATCGCCTTTACCCTCTACTCCACCCTGGGAGCCTTCTATATCCCCctgctcctcatcctcatcctatACTACAAGATCTACAGAGCAGCTCAGACTCTGTACCTCCGCAGGGGGGCCAGCAGGGCCAGCCGACACTCCTCCATGGTCAACGGAACCACCCTCCCCTCCTGCCCCCCTGATGGGGGCCCCGACACCCTGAACCTCCAGGAGAAGTCCTACTCAGACCCCCCCACGGAGGGAGACCGCGTGCGCATTACCGTAAAGAGTCCCCACAGCGAGTCGAGGCGGGAGCGTGAGTGTTCGTTGAGACGGCAGCGTATCTCAGGGACCAGGGAGCGACGTGCTGCATCTACGTTAGGACTGATACTGGGGGCCTTCGTGGTCTGCTGGCTGCCTTTCTTCCTGAAGGAGGTGATCYTCAACACGTGTGGCTCCTGCAACACCTCCATAGAGCTGGCTGACTTCCTCACCTGGCTGGGGTACCTCAACTCCCTCATCAACCCTCTCATCTACACTATCTTCAATGAGGACTTTAAGAAGGCCTTCCAGAGACTGGTCAGGTGTAGGCATCGCCTCTGACACGGACGGAgaggacacacatgcacacacacacacacacaaacacgtgcacGGCGTTCAGTTCTGAGTTGTGTTGGGCCCGGGATGGCATCTGATTGCCTGAGATCAGAGACTATCGACAAGAGACTTTAAATTATTAACCGGAGGAAATGACCTTTAAGACTATGTCAAGACTATGAGACACTCCAGCCAGGTCAGTCTAATGGGACTGGCACATTGCTGAGGTCTGGAGGGAAGTTAGGAGGACCTCAGATCCATAAGAGTCTATTTATGGAGAGCCCTGCAATCATCATCTTCTTGTTTGTATGGGTTATTGACGTGGCCGGAATGGTGTTTAATGACATTGAAAGGACAATGTTTAAATGAACAGACTGAAACAGATGAGGCGCTAGGGTGAAACTCTGGATGTACACCATCGGCCTCGATCGTTCCAAGGTCTCAGAAAAGCTTATCATGGTGTTTCTGTCTGTTCTATAACTATCAACCTCCCCAAGCTAGTCTGCTCTGAAATAAAACCTATCAAACAATATTTGTTGTggtcattgtttttgtttaaccTACCAAAGTAGTGATTAAAGATATTATGATACTCAGTCAGTGTTATTAATAAACTACAGTATATATTCCACTTATACAGTTCAACTTTGATCTTATATGTGGCATGGGCACTTTATATTCTATGGTCTTTAATACAGAGACCTCTATAGCTGATTAAGGAGGTAAGAGAGTTATTCCACCCGTAGCACAGCGAACTCTGTTCCAGAACACTCCTAAGCACAGCAGGATAATGAGTGCACAGGAAGTGCTGGAAAACTCGTTATTTTACTCCCACTCATACACTTAGAATAGCACATATTTTCTTTACTGTAGGACCACAGGGCATTTTTTGTGACGCAAATGTAGGgagatttgttttttaaattgataACAAAATGATAGTTTAAAATTAGAATGTGATACAATGATGCTAGAAAGAGGGGATGGTTTTATTGAACGTGCCTCCCCTCTGAAGGTACAGTCCCATCAAACTGTGGTTCCTACCTCCACACACAGATGGTATCTACAGTATAGCAGGGTAGAGATTAGCTATTCTATGATTCATACAGTATGAATCGTATCTCACCTTTAACCTGCTAAATAGCATCTGTGTGGGGAACTAATACTACAATTTTAAATCATTCTGAGGCAAGGGATAGCTGGTCTTAACAGTATCTGAATGTAGCCTATGCATGTGAGTTTATAAATTGACAGCATGTTGAACAGGTTGATAGATTCATCCCAGCACTGAACACAGAAGGCTACAACAGCAGTGACCGTCCCACAGACAGCACGAGCACAGTGTCAGAATGGTTGTGTAATGGCGCCCTCCTCAGGACGAAAGAAGGTTTTTCAATTCCGGTTTATCAAAAATGCACAGAATTCAAACTAACAACTTGTTGACTGTGATTTTGTTTTGGAGTTTGTTGAACAACCATCCATCTGTGTGAAACCTCAAGATGAGCAACGAATCGTCAGAGAGCGATGTGGACGTTACTATTTAgaagctgaaaataaaatatctggAGAGGAAACGGGTTAGTTTGCCTGCTTAGCTTAATTATTTAGCTAGCTGGATCACTCGTTACCAACGGAACAAGCACAACTAGCGAGCTAGCTATCTAGTTATATAAACATACTACTAGGTTTTGCACGTACATGCAGTGACTGAACATACTATAGCTAACTATTGGCATATGATCGCTAGGTCTCTACAGAGCAGAAAGCAGCTGGGCTGAGAGGAAGACACTAACATGTTGAGCAGCAGAGAGTGGTGAAGTCCCCCAGGTCTAGACGAACCACCACCAGGAAGATGAGAGGTTACAACGGAGCTGTTCCAGGCTGTCACCAACCcaggggggagagaggtgaggcagCAGCTGTCatcccctgtcctctcttcctcctgcccCTCAGTGATGGGACAGTACTACCAGGAGATGCTGCACATTTACGAACAACTACAGGCATAGCGTTTGAGCTAGCAACAGTGGTCGGCCCAGCTCCAGGACAGAAAACACCGCTAGAGCATGAGGAGGTACACACACTTGAAGTGTTGTGTG is part of the Salvelinus sp. IW2-2015 linkage group LG36, ASM291031v2, whole genome shotgun sequence genome and encodes:
- the LOC111959840 gene encoding 5-hydroxytryptamine receptor 1F, whose protein sequence is MDFSNCTEGFFSLGDGSEEVSIIPPSKILLTFTLSLLAVMTTAINSLVITAIIVTRKLHHPANYLICSLAVTDLLVAILVMPFSILYIQRESWQMGEAVCYMWLSVDITCCTCSILHLAAIALDRYRAITDAVEYSHKRTGLRAGITVGVVWFLSILISLPPLLWRNHGGEPEENQCLITHHHIAFTLYSTLGAFYIPLLLILILYYKIYRAAQTLYLRRGASRASRHSSMVNGTTLPSCPPDGGPDTLNLQEKSYSDPPTEGDRVRITVKSPHSESRRERECSLRRQRISGTRERRAASTLGLILGAFVVCWLPFFLKEVIXNTCGSCNTSIELADFLTWLGYLNSLINPLIYTIFNEDFKKAFQRLVRCRHRL